Genomic segment of Perca flavescens isolate YP-PL-M2 chromosome 7, PFLA_1.0, whole genome shotgun sequence:
AAGCTCTCTGTAGCAGCACGCTCTGCAGTTGCAGAATACCTCAGCCTGGTTAAGGTAACCGCTTTTATTAGatgtaggattgggcatcgagaaccgattcctactcggaatcatttcaaaaattacgattccattgGAATCGTTGCTTTactggaatcgtttggaggatttgttttcaaatttgATCATCTGTTCCAAATTTaatatgcgcaagttttggtttccgtagcagccaggcgcttgttgtgttgcagctagGGATGGGCATGGTTTGGATTtgaacgattctgattccaattcgattcggttcttatcgattctcgattccaattctttgagtggtggagttgaaacgggtcacatgcttactTCACAAATacgaggaaagttttattttgattcagtggtggtttgcagttttacagggctttatcaatgtaaaataaagccacactagagcaccgcttactgtgctccatggctgcaacacaacaagcgcctggctgcTTCTGAAACTAAAACTTGTGCATATTAAATTTGGAACcaatgatcagatttgaaaccaaatcctccaaacgattccaataaagaaacgattccgatggaatcgtaatttttgaaacgattccaagtaggaatctgttctcgatgcccaaccctagttagaGCCGTGCAGCACAGTAAACGgagctctagtgtggctttattttgcattgaaaaagctgtaaaactgcaaaccaccgttgaatcaaaataaaactttcctcttatttgtgaaaataggcatgtgacccgtttcaacttcacccctcaaagaatcggaatcgagaatcgataagaactggaatcgaaaggaagaatcggaattggaattaGAATcataaaaatccaaaccatgcccaaccctaattagATGATTAGAACATATGTATTTATTAGCAGCAGGGCGTTGTGTTCagcattgtgtgtgtatcagtgtgtttCTCTCAGGTAAAATAGTGCccaaacaataaatcatccATTTTATCTCCGGTATAGTTAAGACCCGGGCAGGCTTCATAGAGCAATAGTCTAACACACGTAAGAAGCACTGTAATCTTTCAAAGCTATGAGGTAACAAAAGGTTTGATTATTTATATCAGTCAACTATTCTTGGTCTGTTATATTTAACAGATATTATTGGGCATGAGTACAGTGTTAGTGTGGCAGGAAGTTATTCACTGAAGCAGATTTGCAAAGATGAATTGATAAGttaatcaacagaaaatgaatcagcacctattttaataattaatctttgtagtcattttgtaaGCAAAAATGCAAAACCAATTTCCTTGTGCCAGTTTTTCCATTGTGAGGATCTGATGCTTTTTTTGTCATAAAATATGATAGTAAATATCTTGAGGTTTTGGATGTTTGGTCGTATAAAACTACCAGTATATGAATACATCACCTTGGGCTGTAAGAAATTAAAAcgggcatttttcactattttgtgACCTTTTATAGACCAAGCTATAGATCGATTTAACGCTAAAATTATAGTcaaattaatcaataatgaaaacatcgttagttgcagccctacacgGAACACAAGAATATTCCTTTCTTTCCCATCAACTggatatgtttttgtttttttgtcctatCTGTATAAAACCAATtagtttaattaaatttttttaatgttctatTCACTGTTGTTTTATAGGGAGGCGAAGAGACACTGAAGAAAGTTGTGCTCTCAGATCCAATTCATCCTTTTATCAGGTAAGAATCAGTATTTTATTAGTGAAGCTCAGTATGGAGCTGTAACTGTTTGTTCAATTaagatgtttttgtctaatTGCACCGACTGTTATAGAGGTCTTTGCCTTTGACGGATGTTGCGGCTTCAGCTGTTAAAAAGTCTGTGCCTGTGATCTCAACAGAGAGTCTTTGGCGGTGGTGGAGCGATACTTCCCTCGGTACGCACTACAGGAACAGGACATACTGGGGCGTAAGGAATCTGTAGACAAAGTGCTGGCACTCATGCCTGAAGATATCCTTTTTTACAATATGCAGTAGAGCTTAGAAAAAAAACCctgtattttctttctctcaaatATGAGAGTGGTCTCTTTTTCGGTTTGGTTAAAACCTTTGTGAAAATAACTGGCCTTGACCTTAACTCCAGCTTTAACATGTAAGAAAAGAATTACAGCAGGACTTCCAAAACGAGAAGAAACCTGAGAACCGTTGGAAACTGGTGAAGGAACAAGCCAATAGGAAACAGGTTGGTAATTCTGCTTGTATTACATAATGGCGGTTGTTTAACCTAGaattgattttttaaatattacagCAAGAGAGCTTATGATAAACAGATACGATGGTATAATCTTTCCTTCTCCAGGGCACTGTCAAAAGGGGCCAGTACTTTGAGAAAGAAATCATGCTGCAGTATTGTTACCCACGGCTCGATGTGAACGTCAGCAAAGGGGTGAACCATTTGCTGAAAAGCCCCTTCAGTGTCCATCCCAAAACCGGTGAGCATAGACCTAAGGAGATTTAATCAAGATGGCGCGGTAAATACACCACCAACAGTCTCACTGTGacttctctcttttgaactCTGGCCAGGGCGTATTTCTGTTCCCATGGATCTCAAAGAACTAGAAACGTTTGATCCTTTTGCTGTGCCCACAATCAGGTAAGCGATAATTTAATGTCTCGTGCTCTGTTGTGTGCAGCGTTTGATATTCAACAGAGCTAATGTCATAACTTTTCATTTTTGTAGTCAGATCTGTGAGGAGCTGGATCGACCCAGGACCGAGGAAGAGAAGTCAGAGGAGAAGGAAAACGAGAAGGACGCAGCAGAGAGACGAAAAATCAGAGGTGAGATTCTGAAATGTGAATTTCAAGCTTATGGTATATCACACACATGAGCTGtaccttcttttcttttctttttaagttaTAAGCAGGCCAAGTTAACCACAAGTTAATCTAGCATTTTTTTCCTGGCTCAAATGAGGCAAATGTGGTACATCAACTTTGACACGCTGAACCTCAATTTATTTTCCTCAATATCAAAATAAATTCAAACATATAGCAGGTACTGAAGAAATGTGGGGCCTATCCTATTGTAGGATAGGAATAACTGAATTATTGACATTGTTATAATTTTGATCAttaataatgattattttttacaCGATGAGATATGCTAACTATCAATGAGAACCCATGGAGCTTTagtttattaaattatttatagTTTATTCTGAATAATCTGAGTAACTGATTACTTTTAACAGATTACAAAAGAACAAGCCTGGCGAAATATGTGAAATACTTTGATCAGTTTCTGGATAAGATGGCTCGCTCATGGAAAGGAGAACTTCTCAAAAAAAGTGGTAAGTTTTATTCTTAGTAGATGAACTGAAGGCGACTTTAAAGGggtgctatgcagttttggcaatttcttcgttgttttctcactttttgctctcaggtttctctatagagctccacctacag
This window contains:
- the prim1 gene encoding DNA primase small subunit, producing MSSSDYDSACLPDLLPLYYRRLFPFSQYYRWLNYGGVQKNYFQNREFSFTLKDDIYVRYQSFSTQTELEKEMQKMNPYKIDIGAIYSHRPNQHNTVKSGTFQALEKELVFDIDMTDYDDVRSCCSAADICCKCWTLMTIAIHILDRALREDFGFQHLLWVYSGRRGVHCWVCDEAARKLSVAARSAVAEYLSLVKGGEETLKKVVLSDPIHPFIRESLAVVERYFPRYALQEQDILGRKESVDKVLALMPEDVRKELQQDFQNEKKPENRWKLVKEQANRKQGTVKRGQYFEKEIMLQYCYPRLDVNVSKGVNHLLKSPFSVHPKTGRISVPMDLKELETFDPFAVPTISQICEELDRPRTEEEKSEEKENEKDAAERRKIRDYKRTSLAKYVKYFDQFLDKMARSWKGELLKKSDLQKDF